The following proteins are co-located in the Lagenorhynchus albirostris chromosome 2, mLagAlb1.1, whole genome shotgun sequence genome:
- the BECN2 gene encoding beclin-2, producing MSSLCFICQCCSQPLKLNQSMETSQEPEALMLISAQGEPGETQEGGPPSREGADFENLQEGASYRTLPGLPGGRMSWDNPDSFTLLGNLGSLRTLSSIQKAASDMFDILSGETDVDHPMCEDCTDNLLEQLDVQLTITESEIQSYKRCLETRELISEERESLQEKLKGLELEETRLVQELEEVEKNRERAAADLEAAQAETEMLDQQEKQYQKDYSKLKWQQLELHDELSSVEKRLWYVQIQWHQLEKTSVFNATFEIWHDGPLTTINNFRLGCLPTVPVCWNEINIAWGQTALLLLALSNTIGLEFQRYRLIPCGNHSYLKSLTDDCIELPLFSNGKRNVFLHNKFDQAMMAFLDCMQQFKELAEKGGSGLCLPYKIHVKKGLMEDPGSSGGFYSIRTHLNTEEEWTKALKLMLINFECSLTWVSLRYCQK from the coding sequence ATGTCCTCCCTCTGCTTCATTTGCCAATGCTGCAGCCAGCCCCTGAAACTGAATCAGTCCATGGAGACCTCCCAAGAACCTGAAGCTTTGATGCTCATCTCAGCTCAGGGGGAGCCAGGAGAAACCCAGGAGGGAGGCCCTCCTTCCAGGGAGGGGGCAGATTTTGAAAATCTACAGGAAGGTGCCTCTTACAGGACCCTTcctggcctccctggtggcagaaTGTCCTGGGACAATCCTGACAGCTTCACCCTGCTTGGGAATTTGGGCTCCCTGAGAACCCTCAGTAGCATCCAGAAGGCTGCAAGCGACATGTTTGACATCCTCTCTGGTGAAACAGATGTGGACCACCCCATGTGTGAGGACTGTACTGACAATCTTTTAGAGCAACTGGACGTCCAACTCACCATCACAGAATCTGAGATTCAGAGCTACAAACGCTGTTTGGAGACCAGGGAGTTGATAAGTGAGGAGAGGGAGTCGCTGCAGGAGAAGCTGAAgggcctggagctggaggaaacgaGGCTGGtccaggagctggaggaggtgGAAAAGAACCGAGAAAGAGCAGCAGCAGATCTCGAGGCAGCCCAGGCAGAGACTGAGATGCTGGACCAGCAAGAAAAGCAGTACCAGAAGGACTACAGTAAATTGAAATGGCAACAACTAGAACTACATGACGAGCTGAGTAGTGTGGAGAAGCGGCTATGGTACGTCCAGATCCAGTGGCACCAGCTGGAGAAAACCAGTGTCTTTAACGCCACATTTGAGATCTGGCATGATGGCCCCTTAACTACCATCAATAACTTCAGATTGGGCTGCCTCCCCACTGTCCCTGTGTGCTGGAATGAGATTAACATAGCCTGGGGACAGACAGCCTTGCTGCTCCTTGCCCTGTCCAATACAATTGGACTGGAGTTTCAGAGGTACCGACTCATCCCCTGTGGAAACCATTCCTATCTGAAGTCTTTAACAGATGACTGCATTGAGCTGCCATTGTTCTCTAATGGGAAGCGGAATGTTTTCTTGCATAACAAATTTGACCAGGCTATGATGGCTTTCCTGGACTGCATGCAGCAGTTCAAGGAACTGGCTGAGAAAGGTGGGTCAGGTCTCTGTTTGCCCTACAAGATTCATGTGAAGAAAGGCCTGATGGAAGACCCCGGAAGCAGTGGTGGATTCTACTCCATCAGAACCCACTTGAACACAGAGGAGGAGTGGACAAAAGCACTCAAGCTTATGCTTATAAATTTTGAGTGTAGTCTCACTTGGGTCTCCTTAAGATATtgtcaaaaataa